A segment of the Bacillus licheniformis DSM 13 = ATCC 14580 genome:
GAAGAAAATCACCGGATTACTCAACATTCACTCGCCATCACGATGGATGCGCGATCATGTCGGAAAAATGATTCCGGCTGGTGTGGCTGTTGGTATCGATAAAGCGGGCGGCCTTGTAGAAAAAGCTACTCAGAAACTGGCGCAGCTCACCATGTTTACGCCAGATCAAACGACATTCGCCTATGACACAGCCCTCAGCAGTGGCACATTAAACGATGTCCGCGGTCAGATCGAGGCAGAGGTCAGTGATTTCGAAATTTCAGACCGTCCGATCATTATTGAAATGGACGGCCGAGAAGTCGGTCGGGGCACGTACAAATACGTGAAAGAGTTCCAGAGCCGTGAAGACGGAAGGAGGACGACCATAAACCGATGATCGATTACAAAAAGATACTGACAACGGCAATAGATGACGCATTCGGCCAAACGATTCAAGAAGTAGACTATTGGATCAAATTCAACGGTTACACCCTGACGGATCACTTTTTCGTGATCAACGACAGGGGGCGCGGCATTGTTGGCAGGGAACTGAATTTAGTTTCCTTGCCGGGTGTCGATGGCGCTAAATTAAAGGGCGTAAGATACACGGAACGCACTATCGAGATTGACACCTTATTTATAGCGGCCAACGATGCGGAATTACGAAAGATATTAGAAGAAATAAATTATATCCTTGCGACAGACAAGGAAGAAGCGTTGATCTTTTCAGATGAGCCAGACCGAACATATTACGCCGTATTCAGTACAGCGCAAGAGAGTGAAGGGCAAAACGGCGTCTATAAAGTGACACTGACATTTGTATGCCCGAACCCCGAAAAGGAAGCGGCTGAAACGGTTGTCACAACTGAAACAAATAGCCCTACAGTGGTAAAAAACGATGGGAAAAGGGCGGTTACACCGACTATTACATGCGTTTTCGAGTCGGACGCATCTACCTATGAAATTCAGTTGTTGAAAGAAGACGAAACAATCGAAAAGCGGATAAAAGTAAATTTCAACTTCATTAAAGGGGACACCCTTGTAATTGATTTTGAAAAGAGAAAAGTGATCATCAACGGCAAAGTAAACATGAATGCGCTGCTTATGCTCTCAAGATGGTTTAATATCCCGGTCGGAGAAATCACCGTGAACACAACACACAAAAGCAGTATTTCATTTAACAAGGCGTATATGTAAGGGGGTGCGTTTATGGCCGATATGTGGATTTTGGACGACAAGGACAAAAAACAAACAATCATATCAAGCGAAGCAAAAGAAGCATGTCGTTTCTATGATGCGCCATTTCGAGAAGAACTGAATGTCGGTTCTTCTTTTTCTTTTGTCGCGGACGCAGATCACGAGGATAGCGTTCATATAAAACCGGAGAATCAGGTCGTTTTCGAGGACAGGAGAGGAAGAAAACGCAATTTCGTTATAAAAGAGCTGGAAGACGCCGACGACGGCGCGAATGCCCGCATTAGGGCCTATTGTGAGCCGGCACTGTCAGAGCTATACGATGAGTTTGTGACCGACATCAGGCCGCAAAATAGAACAGCCCAGTACGTTCTTGACCGTATTCTTGAGGGTACAAGGTGGCGCGCGAATGTTCCGGTCGATCTTGGCTTGCATTCAACGAATTTTTATCGCATCAGTGTCATGGAAGCCATCAACCAGATATTGCAGATATGGGGCGGCGAGTATTATGACGAAGTTGTTTTCGATGAAAATGACAATATCGTTGATCGAGTGATCCATATTCTGCCCCGACGCGGCCAAGATACCGGGAAGCGTGCGGAAATCGATAAAGACATTCAGGAAATCACCAGAACGGTACTGAGTTACCCGGTAACAGCCCTGTACGGTTACGGCGCAAGCCTTGAAACCGAAGGCGGCGGCAACACCCGTTATATTGATTTCTCGGATGTCGAATGGGTCAAAGCGAACGGCGACCCGGTAGACAAACCAAAAGGGCAAGAATGGGTCGGCGATCCTGACCTTTTGGAGAAGTTCGGCCGAATAATGTATGACGGTCAGACGAAGCGGCACCGGTTCCAGAAATGGCAAGACGACAGCATCGAAGACCCGGCCGAATTGCTTAGAAAAACATATGAAGCGCTTATCAATCATGAAATGGTGCAAGTCAATTATTCTCTAAAGCTGGAACTGCT
Coding sequences within it:
- a CDS encoding distal tail protein Dit; protein product: MIDYKKILTTAIDDAFGQTIQEVDYWIKFNGYTLTDHFFVINDRGRGIVGRELNLVSLPGVDGAKLKGVRYTERTIEIDTLFIAANDAELRKILEEINYILATDKEEALIFSDEPDRTYYAVFSTAQESEGQNGVYKVTLTFVCPNPEKEAAETVVTTETNSPTVVKNDGKRAVTPTITCVFESDASTYEIQLLKEDETIEKRIKVNFNFIKGDTLVIDFEKRKVIINGKVNMNALLMLSRWFNIPVGEITVNTTHKSSISFNKAYM